Proteins from a genomic interval of Panthera tigris isolate Pti1 chromosome A2, P.tigris_Pti1_mat1.1, whole genome shotgun sequence:
- the WNT16 gene encoding protein Wnt-16, whose protein sequence is MDRAALLGLSRLCALWAALLALFPCGAQGNWMWLGIASFGVPEKLGCANLPLNSRQKELCKRKPYLLPSIGEGARLGIQECRSQFRHERWNCLVTATAQPGTSPLFGYELSSGTKETAFIYAVMAAGLVHSVTRSCSAGNMTECSCDTTLQNGGSASEGWHWGGCSDDVQYGMWFSRKFLDFPIRNTTGKESKVLLAMNLHNNEAGRQAVAKLMSVDCRCHGVSGSCAVKTCWKTMSSFEKIGHLLKDKYENSVQISDKIKRKMRRREKDQRKIPIRKDDLLYLNKSPNYCVEDKKLGIPGTQGRECNRTSEGADGCNLLCCGRGYNTHVVRHVERCECKFIWCCYVRCRRCESMTDVHTCK, encoded by the exons ATGGACAGAGCGGCGCTCCTGGGACTGTCCCGCCTGTGCGCGCTGTGGGCAGCCCTGCTCGCGCTGTTCCCCTGCGGAGCCCAAGGAAATTGGAT GTGGTTGGGCATCGCTTCCTTTGGGGTTCCGGAGAAGCTGGGCTGTGCCAACTTGCCGCTGAACAGCCGCCAGAAGGAGCTGTGCAAGAGGAAACCGTACCTGCTGCCGAGCATCGGAGAGGGCGCGCGGCTGGGCATTCAGGAGTGCAGGAGCCAGTTCAGACACGAGAGATGGAACTGCCTGGTCACCGCCACCGCCCAGCCGGGCACCAGCCCCCTCTTTGGCTACGAGCTGAGCAGCG GCACCAAGGAAACAGCATTTATTTATGCTGTGATGGCTGCAGGCCTGGTGCATTCTGTGACCAGGTCATGCAGTGCAGGCAACATGACCGAGTGCTCCTGTGACACCACCTTGCAGAATGGCGGCTCAGCTAGTGAAGGCTGGCACTGGGGGGGCTGCTCCGATGATGTCCAGTATGGCATGTGGTTCAGCAGAAAGTTCCTAGATTTCCCCATCAGAAACAccacaggaaaagaaagcaaagttcTGTTAGCAATGAACCTACACAACAATGAAGCCGGAAGGCAG GCCGTCGCCAAGCTGATGTCAGTAGACTGTCGCTGCCACGGAGTGTCCGGCTCCTGCGCTGTGAAAACGTGCTGGAAAACGATGTCTTCCTTTGAAAAGATCGGCCATTTGTTGAAGGACAAATATGAAAACAGTGTCCAAATCTCAgacaaaataaagaggaaaatgcGCAGGAGAGAAAAAGATCAGAGGAAGATACCCATCCGCAAAGATGATCTGCTCTACCTTAATAAGTCTCCTAATTACTGTGTAGAAGACAAGAAACTAGGGATCCCAGGAACACAAGGCAGAGAATGCAACCGCACGTCAGAGGGCGCAGACGGCTGCAACCTCCTTTGTTGTGGCCGCGGCTACAACACCCACGTGGTCAGGCACGTGGAGAGGTGCGAGTGCAAGTTCATCTGGTGCTGCTACGTCCGCTGCAGGAGGTGTGAAAGCATGACTGACGTCCACACCTGCAAGTAG